A single genomic interval of Gossypium raimondii isolate GPD5lz chromosome 11, ASM2569854v1, whole genome shotgun sequence harbors:
- the LOC105801351 gene encoding uncharacterized protein LOC105801351, with translation MALIASSGTLLGNCKPCQKIKIFCWRLGHDILPTYENISRIRRDLNSMCPRYGIERETLIHALRDCLSARVVLRYGGLNQKLLEGTYDRCMDWVEDAARVLDKKAMSGFIATLWNIWNSRNNKVFRNMEEDAKVIWDKAAALNRDFRIFNLLDRPMIPKPIVERDWQKPEAGFIKINFDATIQERLVCFGLVARDADGFVHGGRVGMTYKV, from the coding sequence ATGGCCCTCATCGCTTCTTCTGGAACCTTACTTGGAAACTGCAAACCTTGccaaaaaattaagattttttgtTGGCGTCTGGGGCACGACATTTTGCCTACTTACGAGAATATCTCTAGAATCCGGAGGGACTTAAACAGCATGTGTCCGAGATACGGTATTGAGAGGGAAACCCTCATTCATGCTTTGAGAGATTGTCTTAGTGCTAGGGTTGTGTTGCGCTATGGGGGGTTGAATCAAAAGCTGCTCGAGGGCACCTACGATCGGTGCATGGACTGGGTTGAGGATGCTGCCCGTGTGTTGGATAAGAAGGCTATGTCGGGCTTTATTGCCACTCTCTGGAATATTTGGAATAGTAGGAACAACAAAGTTTTTCGTAACATGGAGGAGGATGCCAAGGTGATTTGGGACAAGGCCGCGGCTTTGAATAGGGACTTCCGTATTTTTAATCTGTTGGATAGGCCGATGATCCCTAAGCCTATAGTGGAAAGGGATTGGCAGAAACCTGAGGCAGGGTTTATCAAGATAAACTTCGATGCTACTATTCAGGAGAGGTTGGTGTGCTTCGGTCTGGTGGCTAGGGATGCTGATGGTTTCGTTCACGGGGGACGTGTGGGCATGACTTACAAAGTCTAG
- the LOC105761378 gene encoding polyadenylate-binding protein-interacting protein 9, translating into MAAVADNSGEAAVANGNNNLVVETSKSESKEFNVQKLVDMFTKLNPLAKEFFPSSYHHNPTKTGDFNQAPVNKQGNENFPNGRRRNNYNQGRRKLNGKAFRAQRDDSIKRTVYVSDIDQTITEEQLAGLFSNCGQVVDCRVCGDPHSVLRFAFVEFADEEGARTALNLGGTMLGFYPVRVLPSKTAILPVNPTFLPRSEDEREMCTRTVYCTNIDKKVSQAEVKNFFESACGEVTRLRLLGDNVHSTRIAFVEFAMAESAIVALNCSGMVLGTQPIRVSPSKTPVRPRVTRPTSR; encoded by the exons ATGGCTGCAGTGGCTGATAATTCAGGCGAGGCAGCAGTAGCTAATGGAAACAACAATTTGGTTGTTGAAACATCCAAATCAGAATCAAAGGAATTCAATGTGCAAAAGCTTGTTGATATGTTCACAAAGTTGAATCCTTTAGCCAAAGAATTTTTCCCATCATCTTATCATCATAATCCCACCAAAACTGGTGATTTTAATCAGGCTCCTGTTAATAAGCAAGGCAATGAGAATTTCCCTAATGGAAGg AGAAGAAATAACTACAACCAGGGTAGAAGAAAGCTTAATGGGAAAGCTTTTCGTGCTCAAAGAGATGATAGCATTAAGCGAACTGTATATGTTTCGGATATTGATCAGACT ATCACTGAAGAACAACTTGCTGGCTTATTTAGTAACTGTGGACAA GTTGTTGATTGCCGAGTTTGTGGTGATCCACATTCAGTTCTTCGCTTTGCATTTGTGGAATTTGCAGATGAAG AAGGTGCAAGAACTGCTTTGAACCTTGGTGGGACAATGCTCGGGTTTTATCCAGTTAGGGTCTTGCCTTCAAAAACTGCTATCCTTCCTGTGAACCCTACATTTCTCCCTCGG TCCGAAGATGAAAGGGAAATGTGTACCAGAACGGTTTATTGTACAAATATTGACAAGAAG GTTTCTCAAGCTGAAGTGAAGAATTTCTTTGAATCCGCTTGTGGTGAG GTCACTCGCTTGAGGCTTCTAGGGGATAATGTGCATTCGACCCGCATTGCTTTTGTTGAATTTGCCATG GCGGAAAGCGCCATTGTTGCACTGAATTGTAGTGGGATGGTACTAGGAACCCAGCCAATCAG GGTAAGTCCTTCAAAGACACCAGTGAGGCCACGAGTTACCCGACCAACATCGCGTTAA